The stretch of DNA ccgtcctgccgcaagtgtgaaagtacccttagaccatgAAAATGAATCGACCACCTTGAAATTTCCTTACAGGACCCATTAGATAATTGTACAAATAACAGTATAGCAGACCCTACACTTGCAATAAAAGTTGGCTTAGTGCACTTCTCATTTGTACGGGGGCCTCCCAACTGTCAACTGATGGCAGATGTCATGGGACAGGGTTGGAAAAATTGGGCATGATGGATTTCAGTTGTATGATATCATGGCAGATACGGCTTCCCCTCTCTCCACTGAAATATACATGTGCACTCAATCAGTTTATCAGCTGTTTGCAAATCTAAAGTCCATCTTCTGTCTCTCAGCATGCCCCAGGTGTGCCCCGTATATTGGTGGGGAACAGACTCCACTTGGCCTTTAAAAGGCAAGTACCGACTGAGCAGGCCCGGGCCTACGCGGAGAAGAACGGAATGACGTTTTTTGAGGTCAGCCCACTCTGTAACTTCAACGTGACGGAGTCCTTCACTGAATTGTCCCGGATAGTGCTGATGAGgcatggaatggagaagatctggagACCGAACAGGGGTGAGTGCTACCTGGGGAAGGTTCTGGAAATGTCTTAGAACACGGAAGTGACTAAGGGTGTAAGGTGGGTCAAACTCTGAATGTCTCTCCATGGAAGGTAACTTATTTGTCTTTCTTTTTCTTCCCTTAGTGTTCAGCTTGCAAGATTTGTGTTGCCGGGCTATTGTCTCCTGCACCCCCGTACATCTCATCGATAAGCTCCCTCTTCCAGTGGCCATCAAGAGCCACCTCAAATCCTTTTCAATGGCCAACGGAATGAATGCTGTGATGATGCATGGACGATCCTACTCTGTAGCCGGCAGCAGTGGCGGAGCCGCCGGCAGTGGCGGGGGAAGCAAAGGCAACAGCCTTAAACGGTCAAAGTCTATTCGGCCGCCGCAGAGCCCCCCTCAGAACTGCTCAAAAAGCAACTGTAAGATTTCCTAGCCGGGGGGGATGTGGATAACCGGAGGCTGCTATTGGCAATAAACCCTACACGGTCAGTGAAGAGCCATGTGATCTGGCCGGGAGAGTCCGCAGTTGGCACGGTGACCTTTTGAGGTGTTGGCAGGCGATGACCCTAGAAAAGGTCATTGACACGTTACGCAGTCACCACCCAAcccatgcaattttttttttttttacaagggttAAAACACTGCATGATGGACGTTCCTCCCTTCCACATCCCCGAGAGCGGCAGAGCGTGCACTGTGCTAAAGGACCCctctttacctttatttataagagTATATAATAACTGAcgcctcacttttttttttataaatgtaacgCCTGATCATACGACGCTTCTGTATCATGCTGTAAATAATGTTTTTACGCCCCCTTGTGGCAGGGGCAaacataggggcatatttcatagACCAGGGTATTCCGCAGTGACCAGTCATGTAGGGTTAAAGACTCGATGTTATCAGGGGTGCCTGTATATAGTACTTTGGAGCGTCTGTCACCTTTTAGTCAAGTCATAGCTTCCCTTTTATATGCACAACACGGCCGCCGTCAGAGCCCAAAATGGCAGCTTGGCCCCTCTGTACCTGTCTGtgggacttaaaaaaaataattctacctCAGCAGTTTTGGATGAAGACCACCAGGTTGGACAGGCACCTGTTGATTTTGGGGCTAGCACATTTGGACATGACGGAGGTATAGTTCAGGGGTTCGTGTGAATGTTGACATTGCGGCTGACCTTAACAAGGATCTGTCCACTCACCTTCTATGTTAGTAAGTACTTGTCTTCTCCTTCAGATAACAGTATTAGAGCATCAACTCTGTGTGCCGCTGTTCcttggttattcctcctggaattgTGTTACTAGATTGCCAACTGATTGTTGCCATTCCTTTGTCAGTGGGGTGCAATCAGAGCTAGGACTGTAGGGACACACACCTTTGACATAGGGAATGGCAACACCCAGTTTGCAATTTCTTCATAGGTTCCCTGGCcaaataacagaggaacggcacagTGTGAAATCCTGGAATAGTTCTTTAGAAATACAAGTTTTTATTAAAACAGTCAGTGCTAACCAGTTCTCTTTTAAAGCGTTTGTCCCCTGGTTTGGGGCCATTAAACCACTGGCATGCCATTATGCCTCTGGGGTTTAATGTCCCGAACCTGCCTATAGCATACCTATACATCCCTGCAAAGTATAGTAAATGAGGATGTGATTTACCAGGAGAGGAGACCGGGACTCTTCTCCTACAGTATTGGGCGCATTCGCAGTGAGTCCAAGTATAGTACACTTTGCTTCAATGTGTATGCGCATGTGTCCAGTGCTGCTGGAGATGCAATGTGCATGCGCCCGATGCTGCTGGAGAGGAGTCCTGGACCCTTCCCCTGTTAAATTAGCTctgtgtactatactttgcagggACAGATGGGTGGGTTTGATATGGGCAGATGCACACCAGCATACTGGTGATCTAGTGACCTCAGATTAGATGACGGCttccctttttaaaggggttctctcatctTGGACCTTGGTGgtttatcctagcgatatgccgccaatgtcagataagtgtgggacctgcacctgtctCAAAAACGGGACCCCTGAAGCGAGCGGAGAgcagctgtgcatgcgcagttgtCCTCCATTCATATCTATGCAGTTCCGAAAAAAGCCAAGCAttgtttccagcagtcccataagcGATGGCCACGCTTTTGCAGTGCACGCTCCATCCATTCCTATGGTACTTCCAAAAAATATCCACGCATgcttcccatagaaattaatagagagcatgccgcacatgcgcagtgtgctgtccttcacttttgggggcccattttagagataggtgtgggtgccacctctgagacccacacctatcggacttcgatggcatatcctagtggatGAGCCATTAATGTCCCAGATGGAACATCCCCTTTAAATCCTGTAATCAGGTCCTTATATCGGGTCCGGTCCTTGATTTTCCTTTTATCAACGAGCAAGAATTCATAACCTGAGGTGGGATACACGCAGTAAATTGAATTTTCTTTTCTCCCTCAAATGTAAAGGATCAAAATCTTCCGATAATTCACTGTAAGGGGTCAGATTACAGAGTAGGCAGCCATGTCTTAGGGTAGTCGGTGACTTTGGACGGATCACAGTGTATAGCATTGGAAGTCACACGATGGTCGCACATTCACACGTTCCTCCTGTCCATTGACTTCTTTAGTGCCCCTGTTGCCTGTCTATGAAGCAAGCTGCTGGCAAAAGCGAGACTTCCTGCAGAATGCCAGCCATATTGCTGAGAAATCGGGCATCAGCCGGCTATATAATTCACTGCTCcccacccccagtcagtcacccCCAATACTAGCACCATATCTTCCATGGTTCTCCCCAAAACCCGTGTACAGTCCTTTTTATAAACCAAAATGTTTATCAGTGGAAAAGGATTCTGGGTGTATTAACCCTTTTCTTTCTTTGACTCAGGGCGAGAATGAAAGCGCAGTCAGTGATGGATTCTTGAAGAATAAGTTTTCAGAGAGAGCCAGTACGCACCAAGCGCCCGTAGGCAGCCATCTTGTAAGGCACGAGAATTTTTATAGGAATTGGTAACCTCTCTGGGCTAATCCAACGTATTTGGCTCCAGCTTCATTGTTTTATTAGGTGGTGTTGGAATTTAAAGGGCAACCCCAGTGAGTGTAAAGGAGTATTCCAGTGATTACAAATTATCACCAATCTACTAAAGAGGTGATAACTGCTTGATTGAAGaaggtctgactgctggggcccCTGCAGATCACCAGAATGGGGGTCCTGTTTCTTGAGTATGTGTGCGCTGCTGCCCCATTCAAAGTCTTTGAGGGTCGCAGAGCGCTGTGCTCGGCTGTCTTCGTCAGTTCCATGGCGTTTGCATGGTCACCTGCCAGTTCATTCAAACGGGGTACATGGGACCTCTTTTCTAGCATCggtgggagtcccagcagtgagacccgcacctatttaGCCGTTCCTGTCCAGAGGATTGCTTATAATTTAGTACTAGAAtacaccttttaaaggggttgtccaggatttaaaaaacatggctgctttgttACAAAATCAGCGCTGCACCTACCCATGGGGAGGCGCTGCTCCATTGGAGTTAATGCGGTTGCAATACCACAAACAACCTGTAGAACTGGTTAGCACTGACTGTTTTAATAAAAACTTGTATTTCTAAAGAACTATTCCAGGATTTCACActgtgccgttcctctgttatttgGCCAGGGAACCTATGAAGAAATTGCAAACTGGGTGCCGCCATGTTTTTGTAATCCTGGACAGCTCCTTTAAATCTACTCAGAGGGCCTAAGAAAGAGTCTAAGGAAAGGTGCCATTGTTTCCAATGTCAACCAATCGGATAACAAATTGATTGCTGTGGGCAGAGAAAGTGACTAAGTCAGTTCTTTCTATTTTTGCAGCCGGCTGCTCTCCAGCCGCTgccacactacaactcccagcaggccccGAGTCCTATATTTTGCTGCCAGACTGGAATTGCTCTTTAAGACACTTGGCTTTGTACATATGCTATAAAATGTTTTTGGTATGTTCCATATAACATATATGTGTATTCAGACCATACATTCCACACCatgagattttattatttttcctattttatgtctatcagccaacagctatcctcctctactcctccataACAGTCTGGCTCTGCTGGACAGGTATATTCTTGACATAGGAGAGATAAgcagctgccagacacttcttGGAGCTGCTTATCCCAGACATGCGTAGGATACGACGGGTAAAAGAAAACTGCAAACCTGCATTCTGTTGGGTTGTTGCCATAGATAGAGCTGTTCTTGAGAGCTGCGGCAGAGTATGTGGGGTTGTGCCAGTGTACCCAGCTCCACAGACTGGCAGCATACATTCATATCTCTATTGTACAACAAGAATGGCAAACACAGATACCACCACGTCCTTCACTGTGGTAACCTGAGTTGCCGACCTTGGGAGCCACATTAGGAAGTCTTACAAAACAGCACTTTAAACGTGTGATCAGTGTGAAAGGTCCTGGGTGTTTAAAGCAACTTTCCCTTTAAGGACACCTTGATGTCTCCTATTttggaaaccacttaaaggggtattccaggatttagatattgatgactagtgttgagcgaatggtGTTCGGATTGCTCTATCCGGACCCGATTTGTTTGAAACCTTCTTCATTTACTATATCTCCTCTATAGTGCGCTAAAATGTATGGGCTGGAAAATCTTGCTGCAAATTACACGAAACTTGCTTCATCTCGCGTCTATAACGTTACACTTCATTTATGCACATAAATCGCTGCTCAAAAATCCATACCTGAACTCTGCTTCGTTAATAAGATTTTGAAATGGTAATTTAAATAATTTATGTGCACATAAACGAAGTGTAACTTCATAGACGCGAGACAAAGGAAGTCGTGCGTTATTTGCAACAAGATTCACCAGGCCTCAGCGGAGCCCATACGTTTTGGCGCACTATCGAGTAGATATTCTAAACGAAACTGGTTCGGATAGAGCAATAGGAACGCGATTTGCTCAagcctattgatgacctatcctcaagataggtcatcaatagttgaTTGTTGGGGCTCCAGGTCCTGGCACTTTCATCGGTCAGCTGTTGGTGGGTGCCAGGGTACCTGGGTGAGCTCCGTGGCCTCTTACTCAGCCTGTGAAGTCACGTTCTTCAATCACCtggcctttaaagtgaatggggttgagctgcgacgccaagcacagccactatgcgaTATACAGCACTATGTTGGTTTTCTATGAAGAGACCCCCCTTCAAACAgcggatcggtgggggtgccaagaGTCATACCCCCCCAgcgatgaggataggtcatcaacatttgagtcccagaaaaccccttcaattGGTTTGTATCTCATTGGAAAAAACATGGCAGATAACAGTTTTGCAGATGCACCCGAGTGAAATTGGAAACACTAGCGGCTTGGTGTAAAGTCGCCCACCCTACATAATCTAccttaaggctgggtttacaCTTGTCGCATCCCTCCCACCCGCAGTGGCGAAATGGCCACACAGTTTGCCGTTTTAAGGGTACAGTGACATTTCATATAATGTATTTCAGTAGTGTCACAATGCGACCTACTGCAAAAAAGCCATCCATTGCGacaccattgaaatacattagAGGAAATGTCACCATCGCCGTACCTTTTTGTGTCGCACGTTTAGCTGCACCCTGACTGAGGTGTAACCTGTCAAATCTGTGCGGCCATTGGAGGGTTTCGGCCGCCTCATGGAATCTCAGCCTCTGtttctttgttgcatttgtccatCCTGTCCCGACATCGTGCACACCACTTCGCGTCTGTTCTTGATTGATTCATTTCATTAATTTGAGGTCGCCTTCTACCATATTACCTGGTAGCAGCAGTCCCCCTCACTGTGTAAGAGATTAAAAGGGGGACGCTATGTGGAAGGGGTCTACAAAGGTGAATGTCCTGCTGTTAAAGCGACAGTACACCTACCTTACCTGCACTTGCTGTTCATTGTAATGTACTCTATTAttcactgttatcagccatttcgggATGGGAGGTCCAGAGAATTCCCTGGCGCTGCTTTGTCACACATCTCCAGATACCGTGCATTTGCATCCATATGTGTGTCTGCTATCAGAAGCTATAGATGTTGGGTTGCGCTGCGGCGTATGAGCTGGCATGCCATCCTCCGACTTGTCTCCCTGGATTAGTTCTCCTTGATCTCCTAGCGTTTGATGCGCGAGGAGATCTGTGCATCGTTCATATCAGACTCTGGCAACCTGTTCCTCTTCAGTTGATGCGCATCTACATATCCGCAGTCTGGGAGGGAATGCTGAGACATGTAGTGCGAGAACTGCCAGGGAGCCTTCATATTGCACACTGCCCAGTCTATAGCTCGGGTAGAATATTCGTAATGAGGGTTTGGAAACACAATTTGAGGGGGGACTGTTCTTGCTTCTTCCAGCAATCTTTGGTTGCGGCTGCTCCATGCCATTCTAGCGTTCCTGCTCTGCGCCCACCTATGGTTTAGGGCTGAACTATCCAACTGTGAAaacatgaaatatatatattttttttctaaataaattaaaatcccTGTGTAAAATAAAGCTGGCGTTTGTGACGTTTCTTCATTGCAAATAGGCGATTGCTTCAGCTTTCCGTGGCGGTCATTTTGCTGCATTGGCAAAGTGTAGTGGGCCCTTAGCAAACCCGCAGCATAGATTGACTTGATGTGGATGGCGCCAATTCAGTTTACGCTGTGccgcatgtggatgagatttacGGGCTCTTTTTATGCATAGGAGTCCAGTAGCCGGTCTTATCTGTGATCAACCGTTTTCCCTTCATGACTGcagaaaaaactgtcaatcactgataggaccacccactggactcttaAATCCAGAATGACCatttaattaaggctactttcacacttgcatttttgaACCAGCAGACAAACAGCCTGCCTGAGTTCATCGTATCCGGCATTGCCGAATAGGGCTGTTCACtggcggaccccattgactataatgagattctgctggaaaaaaaaatctgtgcatgCATCGGTTTTTGGTTAAAACCCGGCACTCATGCAAGAAACCGACTGGATCCCTGTTGGATCACATTGTAGTCAATGAGGATCCAGCGGTGCACAGCCCTATACAGCTatggtgaactccggcaggctgttcatctGCCAGAtttaaaaacgcagatgtgaaggtctaatgcacacgaccatatattTGGTCCACGTCCCATCCACATTTTGCTTATCGTACACAGACCGGTTAATttctatggatccgcaaaaaaaaaaaacatctgtgcaGAATATGATAGaatctgtcctattcttgtccatcttGCAGACAAATAAAAAgcatattcttaaaaaaaaattgaacacggTGGGTCCCGTGAAAATTGTGGGATGCACACGTaccgcatccatattttgcggaccaTAAAATGGATGCGCTcgcgtgcaggaggcctaaattgGTTAGGTCTGTGTCAGATGAGCCTTTTTCGCCCTTGTGATGGCTGCATTTTCTGGACCCAAACGTGCTGCGTGCTAATGATATGAGTCCCAGCCTGACCGTGGGTATACTGTCCCCTACTAACAGGGCAGCGGTTAGGATGGagctcacagcatcatagatcgCTATGACACTGAGTTTTGGTCATCCGAGCTGTGGGCATCACATGGACTGAAACGTCAAAAACTGTCCCTTTTtcttcagtctgctcagctcctcctgcttttaTAACCTGATTTCCCACCCACCCCAGACTGAACTGCATTGCACTATGACAGGTCTTTACCACTTACCACGGGAATATTGCACCATTGATTGATCCTGCTTTGATTAATTATGGAAGGGCCACACAAAGTCCCCCTGCTGTTTAAATGTAGTACTGCATCATTATTTTCTTCCCCTGCAGAATTTTGGACTGgtgactctacaatatctgcgatTTTCAGACATCCTGCCAACATGTCGCCGCCTATCTGTACAAGCTCAAATACCTTCCTACACTCGTCCAGGCTTCCAACAATGGACGGCTATTCTTATCCACTCTGATGTCTCGTTCTCACGAACGCCTCCGAGACTTTTACCCATTTTTGCCATTCTTTTGTGGAATTCCCTACCACCCCCTTATGAAGCTGCATTATCCTTTTTAATGCTGACTTCACAATGCATTGTTGTATGCCACCCTGTGGGGTTCAGTTCCGGTTAAGATGTGGACGCAGTTTAGTCATGGATTACCGCTCTAAATAAAGCATTACATATAATTCTGTACTGATATAAGGGGATTTCTGCTGAATCCACCCCTCTCCATTAATTACTTTTCATCCCATTGTCCAGCGCATCAGTTTTCACCCCTCCAAGTGTGTAATGTTTGTCTGAATTGACCACTTTGACTCCAAATTCCCTCCTCGGGACCCTCTCTCATCTCTACATTGTACCGTACACGTGTATGAGACCCCCGACAACATGATCTCAGTCTCCCCATGGAGCGTGCACTAGATATTCATGGAAGGCCACAGCTGGGGTTTGGGCTTGCTAATGGCTGCGTGAAGGCTGCCCTGGTAATTAGCAAGCCGGGGCGTGTGGGGTGGTGAGGAAGCCTTTGTTCGGCAGTCGCCCTGTAGGCAACAGGCTGCCTGGGGACCTGAAGGCCCTGACAACGTGAACAGATGGGGTGGTCGTGGATTTCTCTGCACCCACAGACTTAATGGGACATAAATCCCTTCCCCTCTGAAAATGAGACGTCTAGCATGAAACACAAATCTCCTATCTGTCATGGATTCATTATGGAGGCACATGGAATGGAGATGACAGCTTTGCCCTCCCTTGTATTAAAAGCTGCTTCCTTATGAATATGGCAAtccataaattattattattacccgTTCTATCAGGCCGAATGGTTGTACAGAGAAACTGAGGATTCTACAGTCGTAGACTCCTAATCCCAGTAAAACCAGTGCAGCGTGACTTGAGCATATTGGTTTAATTATAATAGACAGAACTGGAGGTcttcatatatctatatacagctAAGTGCGCCCCATAGAGGGCACTAGGAGTAATACCGCAACTTAGAAACTTTCAGAATGACCCTTTTGGCCAAAAAtcatcatcttaaaggggttgtcccacaaaaatattctatagttttcaaaccagcacctggatctgaagacttttgtaattgcatgcaattaaaaatgtactaagctactgagttatttaatgtatagcgccacctgctgtttgctctttttctgatttttctgtcctgctcactgagacgaaagcacatgctcagttccattctttaactgcaaccagctgcagcagaaaggacacaccctctgagctgccagcttgaaatacattttgcaggacaattggaacaatgaatggggagatctctggatccatgtgaggtacaggttctagctttgttagaggctgtcatgtactagattatgtatgtgtttcttttttttacactattcatGGGGTATCCCCTTTAAACTGGACCCACACCTGTCCACCGGTCGTCTATGGTATTACAGAGCAATTAATTAAATATAAAAGTACACATGTAAAGAAATGGAGCACACCTAGAATATACGAAATAATGTATACATTTTGCTAAAACCCACAACAACATGATCACCCCTTATAAGGCCCCAATCATGTATGAGATCTtatatccccaaaaaattaaagtgtTCACAGAAAAATGTATGCTCCATAAAGTGCTCAAGAAATACCCAAGGACAATACCCAATGCAACATCAAATAGAAAAGATCAATAACTACAAAGCTGAACAATACACCTGGAAGAAAGTACCATTGATTTCTAAGGTTAATCTGTTTTcctttagtcctaacagcagcacaaatgGAATTTTTAATTTAATCAAATTAATTAATAATTAATTACAGACCCCTGAGCCTATATAAGGAAACCTAGTCCCTCCTACCATGTGTTCATTAAAAAGAAGCAATGTACTTAGGAAGAGAAGCTTGTCCTGCTGTTatgactaagggaaaacagattaaTGTTAGAAAACAACAATTCCCTTATCTCCTAACCACAGCACAATAATGGAGATTTAACTAGAAGTATCCCCATAGGGAGGGCCCTCTTATGTGGTGGAACTCAAATAGCTACAGAACAGTCTCTTCTGAGAACCGTAAATTCAACATACAGTGCAAGCTCTTTGCTACATGCAAAAGTCTGATCCACAAGCAAAGCAAACAATCTGTCcaagtccacacaggacagaaaaaaaacacatggtAGGAGTGGATATCCTTATATAGGCTCAGGGGTCTCTAATTAATTAGTAATTAATTTGATTAAATTAAAGATTCCATTGGTCCTACTAGTACACTGTGTGAAATACCCTATTATTGTGCGGCATTCGCAAAAATaatcataattaaaaaaaatattataaaatgacAATAGCGATAAATTTGGTTTCAATTGACACCGTAAGGAAGATTAGAAAACATAATATGGCTTTAACACAGTGCTCCTTAACCTGTGGCCCCCcacctgttacaaaactacacctTCCAACATGATGGCGAGTTGTCTCAcatctggcacccccaccaatcagataaatGGGGTCCCCTACACCCTATTCAGGTAAGATGGCCGCATGAAGAGGGCGCTCTAGTGTAAGCTTACTCATCTCTTTCGACAGACTTGAATGGAGGATGCTGAGCACATATGCGGCCATCTTTCCAGTCTGCGGCTAGATACGGAAACCCACCAATATGTAAAATttcttgggggagatttatcaaaactggtgtaaaggaaaactggcttaattgcccatagcaaccaatcagattacacctttaaTTTTACAATGGGGctctgaaaagtggaatctgattggttgctatgagcaactaagccaattttcctttacaccgctttttgataaatctccaatgTATTCTGTTTTTCTCATTCAaggttttattacattttccaaggtAAATAGAACAAAAGCGTATCTGAACATACAGCATGTGGCAATAAGTCGAGAACAGTCAAATATCAGTTTAAAAAAC from Bufo bufo chromosome 7, aBufBuf1.1, whole genome shotgun sequence encodes:
- the RAB40C gene encoding ras-related protein Rab-40C, which codes for MGTQGSPVKSYDYLLKFLLVGDSDVGKGEILESLQDGASESPYSYSNGIDYKTTTILLDGRRVKLELWDTSGQGRFCTIFRSYSRGAQGILLVYDITNRWSFDGIDRWIKEIDEHAPGVPRILVGNRLHLAFKRQVPTEQARAYAEKNGMTFFEVSPLCNFNVTESFTELSRIVLMRHGMEKIWRPNRVFSLQDLCCRAIVSCTPVHLIDKLPLPVAIKSHLKSFSMANGMNAVMMHGRSYSVAGSSGGAAGSGGGSKGNSLKRSKSIRPPQSPPQNCSKSNCKIS